The Onthophagus taurus isolate NC unplaced genomic scaffold, IU_Otau_3.0 ScKx7SY_22, whole genome shotgun sequence genome has a segment encoding these proteins:
- the LOC139432525 gene encoding uncharacterized protein, whose protein sequence is MDSKQLTRKLIKTRENVRKKLDKLKARKHKSEHLLQQQYKAVTTPLEKIISTIKHPIKVKKGEEEEEEEEELKSEEVKEEFKTIIPTKKRRVSKAVQQQQQAPQSPTISILSDHDDDVFATSPSLPPQPTQTSPPAAAATAADVSPLPETMNIPEESFFLYLEQFAADPTLRVINKGVRVNILTDKYYIGDSEISFSSKTNDITIANKTYKDTKGLYELIFKREPEQFTSDDQKNYVEILKTTAALNKNQDKSKQIMGDKSDKYRQIIAPVLNATEGVVRRSRVKSVPVRMRTGEGLMQQHYNNQRSNFIYWDDPNELVNRLKLLIASQLAGNTSHGNEINSIIEELREAHIIV, encoded by the exons ATGGACTCAAAACAATTAACACGAAAGCTTATTAAAACAAGAGAAAATGTTAGAAAGAAATTGGATAAATTAAAAGCAAGGAAACATAAATCTGAACATTTGCTTCAACAGCAATATAAAGCAGTAACAACCcctttagaaaaaataatttccacaaTTAAACATCCTATTAAAGTTAAGAAGggggaggaggaggaggaggaggaggaagaGCTTAAATCGGAGGaagttaaagaagaatttaaaacaataatacctacaaagaaaagaagagTATCAAAAGCAgtacaacaacaacaacaagcgCCTCAATCACCaacaatatcaatattaaGCGATCACGATGACGACGTTTTTGCAACATCTCCATCACTACCACCGCAACCAACGCAAACATCACCACCTGCAGCAGCAGCGACAGCAGCAGATGTATCTCCATTACCAGAAACTATGAATATTCCTGAAGAATCATTTTTCTTATACTTGGAACAATTTGCTGCCGATCCTACATTGAGGGTTAT CAACAAGGGAGTtcgtgttaatattttaactgATAAATATTACATTGGAGATAGTGAAATATCCTTTAGTAGTAAAACGAATGATATAACCAttgcaaataaaacttataaggATACGAAAGGTCTGTATGAGCTAATTTTCAAAAGGGAGCCAGAACAATTTACTAGTGATGATCAAAAGAATTACGTTGAAATACTTAAAACAACAGCagcattaaacaaaaatcagGATAAAAGCAAACAAATTATGGGTGACAAGTCGGACAAGTACCGTCAAATAATTGCACCTGTTTTAAATGCAACGGAAGGAGTTGTACGACGGAGCAGAGTAAAAAGCGTTCCTGTTCGTATGAGAACTGGTGAAGGTCTCATGCAGCAGCACTACAATAATCAAcggtcaaattttatttattgggaTGATCCTAATGAATTAGTAAAtagattaaaacttttaatagccTCTCAGCTTGCCGGTAATACGTCACAtggtaatgaaattaatagtaTTATAGAAGAGTTACGAGAAGCTCATATAATTGTATAA